From the Deinococcus radiophilus genome, one window contains:
- a CDS encoding LPS-assembly protein LptD encodes MTVRRLRGLRALALGLLAAGGTLLSSAQAATVRIVDAGSLELRRFEDQELVIISADEDSPGGLVEVELDGETLRARRIEFNRTARTLTLVGGARYASDEGQGLAGEDLVVDLATNSLTGEDVLVSQGKLRIRGEELERVPGQLRAMGSYFTPCGGCGQTPNDYAFQAEQLILYPGDRLVAYRVQLLLADHPVLYLPVIVLPLNEPARQPRLSLGQDERDGFTAAADLPFSVSDHTLGTTLLRYYQNRPARFGVGVDLRSYSPVPYVDRADLYLLTDPKPFEGNQPQEGRDLDLDFSVRGRAPLELATSDLDYDLQVTRRDIGRSATDPLRGVTSVKFGARVEYPLFSAELNLYNLLNRDETRSQYTPLKWPEVVIDPKPYRSGNFSADARLTAGQYTAASNPDSSSASRQGVNITTTRLEEQHDISYSRPLWEGAQFSVRNRFTGRYYGTGARTVDLQAEARLDQRFGVRDQHSLNFTSEYIRYEGTSPFAFDRLSGTRIRAPQTLSLALVPSDGVLLSASHTHDLLADWDQQQATAFGVRINRYPVQLSGHLNHNFYTDTLERFSFSSTLGGQAPTVQTPPADRPLTSEEAAQLQLRQAYAWLDRLTLSANGGYTDQGGFQPLTLRATVNGQYRTNNFSVYATHDIQTPRWREVGLNANYTRGSDTVLNPLTFSTAQRVNLISDVWTGNTKVLWRGQYAFEESHTLNLDPAPNARDTGRLDFSVGTQGSGRARNWELAYGGPYDLRRGYWTAPTLRGSYTSTQPGERFRVSGTYNLPGLDQRRSELAQLSLGGAWQLGEYVSVAGEAAYTRTRSGTYPDDIATDRLSFSPLAVGVRWDVSPTTDLYFTGRLNQVFTWVDGELQPPGGPLPVLAVTLDRCCWAAQFEADLLLKRYRFSVGLPGSGFNTLLERNSSGLAVPLLTP; translated from the coding sequence ATGACCGTCCGCCGCCTGCGTGGCCTGCGGGCGTTGGCCCTGGGTCTGCTGGCGGCGGGCGGCACCCTGCTGAGCAGTGCCCAGGCCGCCACCGTGCGGATCGTGGACGCCGGCTCACTGGAACTGCGCCGCTTCGAAGACCAGGAACTGGTGATCATCAGCGCCGACGAGGATTCGCCTGGCGGCCTGGTCGAAGTGGAACTGGACGGCGAAACCCTGCGCGCTCGCCGAATCGAATTCAACCGCACTGCTCGTACCTTGACCCTGGTGGGTGGGGCACGCTACGCCAGCGACGAGGGCCAGGGCCTCGCTGGCGAAGACCTGGTGGTGGACTTGGCGACCAACTCGCTGACTGGCGAGGATGTGCTGGTCAGTCAGGGCAAGCTGCGGATTCGCGGCGAAGAGCTGGAACGTGTGCCAGGGCAACTGCGGGCGATGGGCAGTTACTTCACCCCTTGCGGCGGCTGCGGGCAAACCCCCAACGACTACGCGTTTCAGGCCGAGCAACTGATTCTCTATCCCGGTGACCGCCTGGTCGCTTACCGGGTGCAGCTGCTGCTGGCCGACCATCCGGTGCTGTACTTGCCGGTTATCGTGCTGCCGCTGAATGAACCGGCCCGCCAGCCCCGCCTCTCTCTGGGCCAGGACGAGCGCGACGGCTTTACAGCAGCGGCGGATCTGCCGTTCAGCGTCTCGGACCATACCCTGGGTACCACGCTGCTGCGCTACTACCAGAATCGGCCTGCGCGCTTCGGGGTCGGCGTGGACCTGCGCTCCTACTCGCCCGTGCCGTATGTGGACCGCGCCGACCTGTATCTCCTGACCGACCCCAAACCGTTTGAGGGGAACCAGCCACAGGAGGGACGTGACCTGGACCTGGATTTCAGCGTGCGGGGCCGCGCGCCGCTGGAATTGGCGACAAGTGACCTGGACTATGATCTGCAGGTGACCCGCCGCGACATCGGGCGGAGTGCCACGGATCCTTTACGCGGTGTCACCAGCGTCAAGTTCGGGGCGCGGGTAGAGTACCCGCTGTTCAGCGCCGAGCTGAATCTTTACAACCTGCTGAACCGCGACGAGACGCGCAGTCAGTACACGCCGCTCAAGTGGCCCGAAGTCGTCATTGACCCCAAGCCCTACCGCAGCGGCAATTTCAGCGCCGACGCCCGGCTGACGGCGGGCCAATACACCGCCGCGTCCAATCCCGATTCGTCCAGCGCCAGCCGCCAGGGTGTGAACATCACCACGACCCGCCTAGAGGAGCAGCACGACATCTCCTACAGCCGCCCGCTCTGGGAAGGCGCACAGTTCAGCGTCCGTAACCGCTTTACCGGGCGCTACTACGGCACCGGCGCACGCACGGTGGATCTGCAGGCCGAGGCGCGACTGGATCAGCGCTTTGGGGTCAGGGATCAGCACAGCCTGAACTTCACCTCCGAGTACATCCGCTATGAGGGCACCAGTCCGTTTGCCTTTGACCGGCTGTCGGGCACGCGCATCCGCGCTCCGCAGACCCTATCGCTGGCCCTGGTCCCGTCGGACGGCGTGCTGCTGAGTGCCTCGCATACCCACGACCTGCTGGCCGACTGGGACCAGCAGCAGGCCACCGCCTTCGGGGTGCGGATCAACCGCTATCCGGTGCAGCTGAGCGGTCATCTCAACCACAACTTCTACACCGATACGCTGGAACGGTTCTCGTTCAGCAGCACGCTGGGCGGGCAGGCCCCCACCGTCCAGACTCCCCCTGCGGACCGCCCCCTGACCTCCGAAGAGGCCGCGCAACTCCAGCTGCGGCAGGCCTACGCCTGGCTGGACCGCCTCACCCTCAGTGCCAACGGCGGCTACACCGATCAGGGCGGGTTTCAGCCGCTGACCCTCCGCGCCACGGTGAACGGGCAGTACCGCACCAACAACTTCAGCGTGTACGCCACCCACGACATTCAGACGCCGCGCTGGCGCGAAGTCGGCCTGAACGCCAACTACACCCGCGGTTCCGATACGGTGCTGAATCCGCTGACGTTCAGCACGGCGCAGCGCGTCAACCTGATTTCAGATGTGTGGACAGGCAACACCAAAGTGTTGTGGCGCGGTCAGTATGCCTTCGAGGAATCACATACGTTGAATCTGGACCCGGCCCCGAACGCCCGCGATACCGGACGACTGGATTTCAGCGTGGGTACTCAGGGCTCAGGCCGTGCCCGAAACTGGGAACTGGCTTACGGCGGCCCTTACGACCTGCGCCGGGGCTACTGGACGGCACCCACCTTGCGTGGCAGCTACACCTCTACCCAGCCGGGCGAGCGCTTCCGTGTGAGCGGCACCTACAACTTGCCGGGCCTGGACCAGCGCCGCAGTGAACTGGCACAGCTCAGCTTGGGCGGAGCCTGGCAACTGGGCGAGTATGTCTCGGTGGCGGGCGAGGCGGCCTACACCCGCACCCGCTCCGGCACTTACCCGGACGATATCGCCACTGACCGTCTCAGCTTCAGTCCGCTGGCGGTGGGTGTGCGCTGGGATGTCAGCCCCACCACCGACCTGTACTTCACGGGAAGGCTCAATCAGGTGTTTACCTGGGTAGACGGCGAATTGCAGCCGCCCGGCGGGCCACTGCCGGTGCTGGCCGTCACGCTGGACCGCTGCTGCTGGGCGGCACAGTTCGAGGCCGATCTGCTGCTGAAACGCTACCGCTTCAGCGTGGGCTTGCCAGGCAGCGGGTTCAATACCCTACTGGAACGCAACAGCAGCGGCCTTGCCGTGCCACTGCTCACACCCTGA
- a CDS encoding class I SAM-dependent methyltransferase, producing MNYDDLSELYDQQYDLYRDDLHFYASLAEGAGRVLEVGAGTGRVSCHLARRGADVTGLEPSGRMLERARARAAESRVDVAWLQGDAASFRSDERFDLIIAPFNALMHLYTPEEQLSSLENLARHLAPGGRFAFDLYVPNYGAQGVLRHEGETLYRGAERTDVFLMQRIDAARQHVTTEYFVDTVTAAGDLKRQHFTLTQRYYWRYEVEWLLRCAGFATPRVSGSFQGGPLTESSEVMVFQTRLA from the coding sequence ATGAACTACGACGACCTCTCGGAGCTGTACGACCAGCAATACGACCTGTACCGCGACGACTTGCACTTTTACGCCAGCCTGGCCGAAGGGGCGGGGCGTGTGCTGGAAGTCGGAGCCGGGACCGGGCGGGTCAGCTGCCACCTGGCGCGGCGTGGGGCGGACGTGACCGGCCTGGAACCCAGCGGCCGAATGCTGGAGAGGGCGCGGGCGCGGGCGGCCGAGAGCCGGGTGGACGTGGCATGGCTACAGGGAGACGCGGCCAGTTTCCGCAGCGATGAGCGATTTGACCTGATCATTGCGCCCTTCAATGCGCTGATGCACCTCTACACCCCTGAAGAACAGTTGAGTAGCCTGGAAAATCTGGCCCGGCACCTCGCCCCAGGGGGACGCTTCGCCTTCGACCTGTATGTGCCCAACTACGGCGCACAGGGCGTGCTGCGGCACGAGGGCGAGACCCTCTACCGGGGCGCCGAACGCACCGACGTATTTCTGATGCAGCGCATAGACGCAGCCCGCCAGCATGTCACCACCGAGTATTTCGTGGACACGGTGACAGCGGCGGGCGACCTCAAGCGCCAGCATTTCACGCTGACCCAGCGTTACTACTGGCGCTACGAGGTGGAATGGCTGCTGCGCTGCGCCGGCTTTGCGACTCCCCGCGTCAGCGGCAGCTTTCAGGGCGGGCCGTTGACCGAGAGCAGCGAAGTGATGGTGTTTCAGACTCGCTTGGCGTAG
- a CDS encoding GNAT family N-acetyltransferase: protein MTLTVRRAVAADAPALAHLRGVMQLDNGRTPEQIAPDLPIWEAYYCQAVPDGRYLGWLAVGADGAVIGGAGVQLYPAHPSAGSPHTVQPHILNVAVEPPHRRQGVAGGLVEAILAWARAEGYRQITLNAAPMGAGLYRRLGFRDRPNPGMLLEL, encoded by the coding sequence ATGACCCTGACTGTTCGCCGCGCCGTGGCTGCCGACGCTCCCGCCCTGGCGCACCTGCGCGGGGTAATGCAACTGGATAATGGCCGCACGCCCGAGCAGATTGCCCCGGACCTTCCCATTTGGGAGGCGTATTACTGCCAGGCCGTGCCGGATGGCCGGTATCTGGGCTGGCTGGCGGTGGGCGCAGACGGCGCGGTGATCGGGGGCGCAGGCGTGCAGCTGTACCCGGCGCACCCCAGTGCCGGCAGTCCGCACACGGTACAGCCCCACATTCTGAATGTGGCGGTAGAACCCCCCCACCGCCGGCAGGGGGTGGCAGGTGGTTTGGTGGAAGCCATCCTGGCCTGGGCACGCGCAGAAGGGTACAGGCAGATCACCCTGAATGCCGCGCCGATGGGTGCCGGACTGTACCGCCGCCTGGGCTTCAGGGACCGCCCGAATCCGGGAATGCTGCTGGAACTGTAA
- the speA gene encoding biosynthetic arginine decarboxylase yields MTHSPSLLTSGDFNVSDANELYQVDRWSSGWFRVSGSGKMEVTPGQGLSAPLRDIIDELVEERGESLPLILRFPQVLAGRVQHLNEAFRAAIREYDYQGSYQGVFPIKVNQRRAVVETVAAAGYDYAHGLEAGSKAELALCLAQKMHPDALLSCNGFKDDGFIKLALWGRTLGKNVVITIEKFSELDRTLKQAKALGVRPAFGVRFKLHARGSGQWEESGGDQAKFGLNAYELLRVVERLREEDMLDTLVLLHTHIGSQITDIRRVKVAVREATQTYAGLIAAGAQLKYLNLGGGLAVDYDGSKTTFYASMNYTLAEYAADVVYTAQEVCRAREAPEPTIVTESGRAVTAHHAVLVMPVVDVTGPTRDREDAPEPAEDSHQVVTDLKEFLDNLTLRNYREMYNDAVDAKNTLHNLFDLGYVSLEDRARGEALFHAILKKVAKLVRGEKYVPDEFEGLQSILADQYICNFSLFQSLPDNWAIDALFPIVPVDRLNQRPTRQATLVDITCDSDGKIEKFIDLRDVKTTLPVHEPGDQPYYLGVFLAGAYQDVLGNAHNLFGKVSEAHVTVTGAGEYNIDLFVRGQKARRMIESMGYEEVMLRDSIEDQVDEALRAGHLTPVQEFELLEDYGEELLGYTYLEYEDGADVIEGAEERLRGNTVRVSEDIPPAPDDLATEAATAGADKTAQAGERDYLVR; encoded by the coding sequence ATGACACATTCCCCAAGCTTGCTCACCTCAGGTGACTTCAATGTCAGCGACGCCAACGAACTGTATCAGGTCGACCGCTGGAGCAGCGGCTGGTTCCGCGTCTCAGGCAGCGGCAAAATGGAAGTGACTCCTGGCCAGGGTCTGAGCGCACCGCTGCGCGACATCATTGACGAGCTGGTTGAGGAGCGTGGCGAGAGCCTGCCGCTGATCTTGCGCTTTCCGCAGGTTTTGGCGGGCCGGGTACAGCACCTCAACGAAGCTTTCCGCGCCGCCATCCGCGAGTACGACTATCAGGGCAGCTATCAGGGCGTGTTTCCGATCAAGGTGAACCAGCGCCGCGCTGTCGTGGAGACGGTGGCCGCCGCCGGGTACGACTACGCCCACGGCCTGGAAGCCGGCTCCAAGGCCGAACTGGCGCTGTGCCTGGCCCAAAAGATGCACCCCGACGCCCTGCTCAGCTGCAATGGCTTCAAGGACGACGGCTTTATCAAGCTGGCGCTGTGGGGCCGCACCCTCGGCAAGAACGTGGTCATCACCATCGAGAAGTTCTCCGAGCTGGACCGGACCCTCAAGCAGGCCAAGGCGCTGGGCGTGCGGCCCGCGTTCGGGGTGCGCTTCAAGCTGCACGCGCGCGGCTCGGGGCAGTGGGAAGAATCCGGCGGCGACCAGGCCAAGTTCGGGCTGAACGCCTACGAGCTGCTGCGCGTCGTGGAGCGGCTGCGCGAAGAGGACATGCTGGATACCCTGGTGTTGCTGCACACCCACATCGGCTCGCAGATTACCGACATTCGCCGGGTCAAGGTGGCGGTGCGCGAGGCCACCCAGACCTATGCGGGTCTGATTGCGGCCGGGGCGCAGCTGAAATACCTCAACCTGGGGGGCGGTCTGGCCGTGGACTACGACGGGTCCAAAACCACCTTTTACGCCTCCATGAACTACACCCTGGCCGAATACGCCGCCGACGTGGTGTACACCGCGCAGGAAGTATGCCGCGCCCGCGAGGCCCCTGAGCCGACCATCGTGACCGAGTCGGGCCGCGCCGTGACCGCGCACCACGCCGTGCTGGTCATGCCGGTGGTGGACGTGACCGGGCCGACCCGTGACCGCGAAGACGCCCCCGAACCTGCCGAGGACTCGCATCAGGTCGTGACTGACCTCAAAGAGTTCCTGGACAACCTCACTCTGCGCAACTACCGTGAGATGTACAACGACGCGGTAGACGCCAAAAATACCCTACATAACCTGTTTGACCTGGGTTATGTATCGCTGGAGGACCGGGCGCGGGGCGAGGCGCTGTTTCACGCCATCCTGAAAAAGGTCGCCAAGCTGGTGCGCGGTGAAAAGTATGTCCCTGACGAGTTCGAGGGCCTCCAGAGCATCCTGGCGGACCAGTATATTTGTAACTTCAGTCTGTTTCAGAGCCTGCCGGACAACTGGGCCATTGACGCGCTGTTTCCCATCGTGCCGGTGGACCGCCTGAATCAGCGCCCTACCCGTCAGGCCACGTTGGTGGACATCACCTGCGACAGCGACGGCAAGATCGAGAAATTCATCGACCTGCGCGATGTCAAGACCACCCTGCCGGTTCACGAGCCGGGCGATCAGCCGTACTACCTCGGCGTGTTCTTGGCCGGGGCCTATCAGGATGTGCTGGGCAATGCGCACAACCTGTTCGGCAAGGTCAGCGAGGCGCATGTCACGGTGACGGGCGCGGGTGAATACAACATCGACCTGTTCGTGCGCGGCCAGAAGGCACGGCGCATGATCGAATCGATGGGCTACGAGGAAGTGATGCTGCGCGACTCCATCGAAGATCAGGTGGACGAGGCGCTGAGGGCTGGTCACCTCACCCCCGTGCAGGAGTTCGAGTTGCTGGAGGACTATGGCGAGGAACTGCTGGGTTACACCTACCTGGAATACGAGGATGGGGCCGATGTTATTGAGGGTGCGGAGGAAAGACTACGTGGCAACACCGTCCGGGTTTCCGAGGATATTCCCCCGGCCCCAGATGATCTGGCTACTGAGGCCGCGACTGCTGGGGCTGACAAGACCGCACAAGCAGGTGAGCGTGATTACTTGGTGCGCTGA
- a CDS encoding VOC family protein, translating to MKLELLDHIAIAARTLDEGSVPYLALGLTPEGPDEHMPVQGAWIRAFRVGDTLIELLSPDSEGSTIHKFIEKKGPGLHHTAYRVADLEVAMAEMRAGGAPLLNDTPQDGRAGSRVAFLHPKWGAGTLIELVEHGSGH from the coding sequence ATGAAGTTGGAACTGCTGGACCACATTGCCATTGCGGCCCGCACGCTGGACGAGGGCAGTGTGCCCTACCTGGCGCTGGGCCTGACCCCCGAAGGTCCCGACGAGCATATGCCCGTGCAGGGAGCCTGGATTCGGGCCTTTCGGGTGGGCGACACGCTGATCGAACTGCTGTCACCCGACAGCGAAGGCAGCACCATTCACAAGTTCATTGAGAAAAAGGGACCCGGCCTGCACCACACGGCCTACCGCGTGGCCGATCTGGAAGTGGCGATGGCAGAAATGCGGGCGGGCGGAGCGCCACTCCTGAACGACACGCCGCAGGATGGCCGCGCCGGAAGCCGGGTGGCCTTTTTGCATCCCAAGTGGGGCGCGGGAACATTGATCGAGCTGGTCGAGCATGGGAGCGGACACTGA